Proteins co-encoded in one Saccharopolyspora antimicrobica genomic window:
- a CDS encoding sensor histidine kinase, whose product MRWRHLTAEVLAVAIPAGAVLAAPDPFGYPAVSGLIAALLLPLRRRWPRIAVLLCLPALAGGLGWPASIVALFALGRAQPQARSLAWWVVLAAAVAVAPVLIFQSLQVGAIVLTLAYVLLAAGAPVALGALVSLRQKLAESLRRLEAATAAELEAKAETARADERARIAREIHDAVGHHVTLIAVESAALAATTADTEAKETASRLRGLAKQALDEMRATLGLGSTCRTGLDTIPELVGQARAAGVDVELTSELSDPDVPPAVERAAYRVVQEALTNASKHAPGAVIKVDLASRAGALHIVVTNGAPQGEPVDVGSGGSGLAGLSERVRMAGGQLDATPFEDGGFQLTAVLPKQR is encoded by the coding sequence GTGCGGTGGCGTCACCTCACCGCCGAAGTGCTGGCCGTCGCGATCCCGGCGGGCGCGGTGCTGGCCGCGCCGGACCCGTTCGGCTACCCGGCGGTGTCCGGTCTGATCGCTGCTCTCCTGCTGCCGCTGCGGCGGCGGTGGCCGCGCATCGCGGTGCTGCTGTGCCTGCCTGCGTTGGCCGGTGGGCTCGGCTGGCCCGCGTCGATCGTGGCGCTGTTCGCGCTGGGCCGGGCGCAACCGCAGGCGCGGTCGCTGGCCTGGTGGGTGGTGCTGGCCGCTGCGGTGGCGGTCGCCCCGGTGCTGATCTTCCAATCGCTGCAGGTGGGCGCGATCGTGCTGACCTTGGCGTACGTGCTGCTGGCCGCCGGTGCGCCGGTCGCCTTGGGTGCGCTGGTGTCGTTGCGGCAGAAGCTGGCCGAGAGCCTGCGCCGGCTCGAAGCGGCCACCGCGGCGGAGCTGGAGGCCAAGGCGGAGACCGCGCGGGCCGACGAGCGGGCGCGGATCGCGCGGGAGATCCACGATGCCGTCGGCCACCACGTCACCCTTATCGCGGTCGAATCGGCTGCGCTGGCCGCGACCACCGCCGACACCGAGGCGAAGGAGACCGCGTCCCGGTTGCGTGGGCTGGCCAAGCAGGCGCTGGACGAGATGCGCGCGACGCTCGGGCTGGGCAGCACCTGCCGGACCGGGCTGGACACCATCCCGGAACTCGTCGGCCAGGCCCGCGCGGCCGGGGTCGACGTGGAGCTGACCAGCGAGCTGAGCGATCCGGACGTGCCACCGGCCGTGGAGCGGGCGGCCTACCGGGTGGTGCAGGAAGCCCTGACCAACGCCTCCAAGCACGCACCCGGCGCGGTGATCAAGGTGGACCTGGCGAGCAGAGCGGGCGCGCTGCACATCGTGGTCACCAACGGTGCACCGCAGGGCGAGCCCGTCGACGTGGGCAGCGGCGGTTCGGGGCTCGCCGGGCTCTCGGAACGGGTGCGGATGGCGGGCGGGCAGCTCGATGCCACGCCGTTCGAGGACGGCGGCTTCCAGCTGACAGCCGTCCTGCCCAAGCAGCGCTGA
- a CDS encoding response regulator: protein MQAVNGGDPIRVVLADDEAMLRRGLRLLLESSGTIRVVAEAGDGHELLAAVRAHSVDVALIDVQMPGKDGLSALRELTSLPDRPAAAVLTTFDLDDYVSDALRYGANGFLLKDADPAVLVRAVHDLAAGGAVLDPRITARLLPRFRGATDNVHEVQLVRGLSARERQVLELLSDGRSNADIGMRLGLTEATVKSYVSTVLSKLGAQNRVQAALIAQRVAGAGDRW from the coding sequence GTGCAGGCGGTGAACGGCGGGGATCCGATCCGGGTGGTGCTGGCCGACGACGAGGCCATGCTGCGGCGGGGCCTGCGGTTGCTGCTGGAGAGCAGCGGCACGATCCGGGTGGTCGCCGAGGCGGGCGACGGGCACGAGCTGCTCGCCGCGGTGCGCGCCCACAGCGTGGACGTCGCGCTGATCGACGTGCAGATGCCGGGCAAGGACGGGCTGTCCGCGCTGCGGGAGCTGACCTCGCTGCCGGACCGGCCCGCGGCCGCCGTGCTGACCACGTTCGACCTGGACGACTACGTCTCGGACGCGCTGCGCTACGGCGCCAACGGGTTCCTGCTCAAGGACGCCGACCCTGCGGTGCTGGTCCGGGCGGTGCACGACCTGGCGGCCGGTGGCGCGGTGCTGGACCCGCGGATCACCGCGCGGCTGTTGCCCCGGTTCCGGGGCGCGACCGACAACGTGCACGAGGTGCAGCTGGTGCGCGGCTTGTCCGCCCGGGAGCGGCAGGTGCTGGAGCTGCTGTCGGACGGGCGCTCCAACGCCGACATCGGGATGCGGCTCGGGCTGACCGAGGCCACGGTCAAGAGCTACGTGTCGACTGTGCTCAGCAAGCTGGGCGCGCAGAACCGGGTGCAGGCCGCGCTGATCGCGCAGCGCGTCGCGGGTGCGGGCGACCGCTGGTGA
- a CDS encoding aldo/keto reductase, whose translation MRAIQLPGGGELPVLGQGTWGMGERRGQRAAEVAALRRGLDLGLGLIDTAEMYGSGGAEEVVGAAISGRRDEVFLVSKVYPHNASRRGAVEACERSLRRLGTDHLDLYLLHWRGSTPLAETMDAFEQLRADGKIRRFGVSNFDPADMDELFAGELGRRSATDQVLYNLTRRGVEVDLLPWCRERRLPVMAYSPIEQGRLLGEPALRRVAERHEATPAQIAIAWVLAQDGVCAIPKAATPEHVDQNRAALDIELTAADLAELDAAFPAPKRPVPLEVL comes from the coding sequence ATGCGTGCTATCCAACTGCCCGGTGGCGGAGAACTGCCAGTGCTGGGGCAGGGCACCTGGGGCATGGGTGAGCGGCGCGGGCAACGAGCGGCCGAGGTGGCCGCGCTGCGCCGCGGGCTGGACCTGGGCCTCGGGCTGATCGACACCGCGGAGATGTACGGCAGCGGTGGTGCCGAAGAGGTCGTCGGCGCCGCGATCAGCGGGCGCCGGGACGAGGTCTTCCTGGTCAGCAAGGTCTACCCGCACAACGCGAGCCGCCGCGGCGCGGTCGAGGCGTGCGAGCGCAGCCTGCGCCGCCTCGGCACCGACCACCTTGACCTCTACCTGCTGCACTGGCGCGGCAGCACTCCGCTGGCCGAAACGATGGATGCCTTCGAGCAGCTACGTGCCGACGGCAAGATCAGGCGCTTCGGGGTGAGCAACTTCGACCCGGCCGACATGGACGAGCTGTTCGCCGGTGAGCTCGGCCGCCGGTCGGCGACCGACCAGGTGCTCTACAACCTGACCCGGCGGGGCGTCGAGGTCGACCTGCTGCCGTGGTGCCGGGAGCGGCGCCTGCCGGTGATGGCCTACTCGCCGATCGAGCAGGGCCGCCTGCTCGGCGAGCCGGCGCTGCGCCGAGTCGCCGAACGCCACGAGGCGACCCCGGCGCAGATCGCGATCGCCTGGGTGCTGGCGCAGGACGGCGTGTGCGCGATCCCGAAGGCCGCCACCCCGGAGCACGTCGACCAGAACCGGGCGGCGCTGGACATCGAGCTGACCGCCGCGGACCTGGCCGAGCTGGACGCGGCATTCCCCGCACCGAAGCGTCCGGTCCCGCTGGAAGTCCTCTGA